Within Pseudomonas cichorii, the genomic segment CGACGATACCCAGCGTCTTGCCATGCACATCGGTGCCGAAGTGAGGGGCTTCGATGCTGCGCTTCCAGTTGCCTGCCTTGGTCCAGGCATCCAGCTCCGCGACGCGGCGGGCGCTGCTCATGATCAGCGAAAAGCCCAGGTCCGCCGTGCTTTCGGTCAGCACGTCCGGGGTATTGGTGAGCAGGATGCCGCGCTCGCTCAGGTAGCCGACATCGTAGTTGTCGTAGCCCACCGAAATACTCGATACCACTTCCAGCTTCGTCGCCCCTTCAAGCTGCTCGCGCCCCAGCTTGCGGCCTGCGCCGATCATGCCGTGGGACGCTGGCAATGCTTCGTTGAACTGGGCATTGAGATCGCCCAGTTTCGGGTCGGGCACGATCACATTGAAGTCTTGCGACAGGCGTTCGGCCATTTCAGGGGAGACACGGCTAAAGGCGAGTACGGTTTTTTTCATTGTGGGAGTCACTCTTGAGCGGTTGAATGAGTAGCACGCTAACATTCTTGCCCGTCCTTGGGCACCCGTCAGGCCAGTGATTTCATCGAATGAATGTGCAGATCGGCTTCGTCGGCGGCGAGAATTTCAGGCAGTGAACCGCGCAGGTATTCGACCCAGGTCTTGATCTTCGCATCCAGATACTGACGTGACGGGTAGATGGCGTAGAGATTCAGCTCCTGGGAGCGGTAGTCGGGCAGGACCCGCATCAAGGTGCCGTTGCGCAGCCCGTCGATGGCCGAGTAGATCGGCAGGATGCCGATGCCCATGCCGCTGGAAATCGCGGTCTGCATGGCGTCTGCGGAATTGACCAGTAGCGGCGAGCTGTTGATGGTGACCGTTTCCTGGCCCTGGGGGCCGTCGAATGCCCATTTCTCCAGCGGGAACACCGGGCTGACCAGACGCAGGCAGGCATGGTTCAGCAAGTCGGCTGGGGTGTAGGCCATGCCGAAGTTCTTGATGTAGGCCGGCGAGGCGCAAACGATGCTGTAAGTGATGCCCAGGCGCTGCGACACGAAACCCGAATCCGGCAGCTCGCTGGCCAGCACGATGGACACGTCGTAACCGTCTTCGAGCAGGTCCGGCACGCGGCTGGTCAGGGTCAGGTCGAAGGACACATCCGGATGGCTCTGGCGATAGCGGGCGATGGCATCAATCACGTAATGCTGGCCGACACCGGGCATCGAATGCATTTTGAGCTGGCCGGTAGGCCGGGCATGGGCATCGCTGGCTTCGGCTTCCGCTTCTTCCACGGACGCCAGAATCTGTTCGCAGCGCAGCAGGTAGCGTTTGCCGGCTTCGGTCAGGGCGATACGGCGGGTCGTGCGGTTGAGCAGGCGTGTCTGCAGATGCGCCTCGAGGTTCGAGACGGCACGCGACACGTTGGCAGTCGTGGTGTCCAGTTGTGCTGCGGCCGCCGTAAAGCTGCCCGCTTGCGCCACACAACAGAAGGCGCGCATGTTTTGCAGAGTATCCATGGGCAGTTCTCGGAAGACATGGCAAATTGTGACATGAAGTTACTAGCACATGGCAAGGGATTATCCCCGTTTCTGTAATAAAGAATCACACTTTAGCCAGCTTATCGCCGTCCCGGCCGCCCCCTAGAATCGCGCCACTCAATAGCGCTTCATTTCCAGTCGGGAACTCGCAGCTGTGCCGCGTCGCATCATTTGGGGCTTCAGGCTCCTCAGTGTCTGGGTTGTATCGTTAACTATCAGCGGCTGTATCGGAACCGACGGAATCACCTCACAAGGCAGGGCATTGCCCCTCGACAGCCTGGCCACCGATCAGGCTATCCAGAGCGCTGCCATGGACGCCAACTGGCCTGACGCTCAGTGGTGGCGTGCCTATGGCGACCCCCAGTTGAACCGCTGGATAGCGCTGGCAACTCAGGGCAGTCCGAGCCTGGCGATGGCTGCCGCGCGCGTGCGTCAGGCAAAGGCGCTGGCCGGGATTGCCGAATCCGCCGAAGGTCTGCATGTCGACAGCAGTGCCAATCTGGCTCGTCATGACTGGCCGACCGATCAATTCTATGGGCCTGGCGAACTGGCCAATACTCGCACCTGGGACAACAATGCATCGCTGGGTTTGAGTTACGCCCTCGATCTTTGGGGCCGCGAAAGCAACGCCAGCGAACAAGCGCTTGACTTGGCGCACATGAGTGCGGCCGAGCAACGTCAGGCCCAACTTGAATTGCAGGAAAATATCGTCCGCGCCTATATCCAGCTGGCTCTGCACTACGCCCGGCTGGATATCGTCGAAGCCACGCTGGCCCAGCAGAAGCAGATTCTCGATCTGGCCCAGCGTCGTTTGAAAGGCGGCATCGGTACGCATTTCGAGGTCAGCCAGGCCGAAACACCTCTGCCGGAAACCCATCGGCAAATCGACGAGCTGGAAGAAGCCATTGCGCTGGAGCGTAATCAACTGGCCGTTCTGGCGGGCAAGGGGCCGGGTGAGGGCGCTGGGCTGCTACGCCCGAGCCTGTCGCTGCACACCGCACTCAAACTGCCTTCGGCATTGCCTGCGCAACTGCTGGGCCAGCGCCCGGATGTGGTTGCCAGCCGCTGGCGTGTCGAGGCGCAGGCGCGTGGAGTCGATGTGGCGCATGCGGGTTTCTATCCCAACGTCGATCTTGTCGGCAGCCTTGGCTATATGGCCACGGGCGGCGGGATGCTGGAGTTTCTGACCGGCAGCAAGCTCAGCTATAAAGCCGGCCCGGCAATCAGCCTGCCGATCTTCGACGGTGGACGCCTGCGAGCGGAGCTGGGCCAGGCCGTGGCGGGTTATGACCTGGCCGTGGCCCATTACAACCAGACACTGGTGATGGCCCTCAAAAGCATTTCCGATCAGTTGATCCGCCGTGCCTCCATGGACAAGCAGCAGGTGTTCGCCGCCGAGTCCGTCGCGGCAGCCCAGAAGACCTATGACATTGCCTTGATCGCCTATCAGCGCGGCCTGACCGACTACCTGAACGTGCTCAATGCCCAGACGCTGTTGTTTCGTCAGCAACAGATTCAGCAGCAGATCGAAGCCGCTCGCCTGAGTGTGTACGCCGGGCTGGTGGTGGCGCTGGGCGGCGGGCTTCCTGATGAATAAAACCTCACCTCGTGGGAGCGGATCGGGCGGCGCTCCGCTTATCTGCGAAGACAGTATTCCAGACGCTACATCTTCAGCAGGCTTACCGGGGCCTTCGCGAATGAATTCGCTCCTACGGCTTCTGGTGCGAGAGCTCAATAGTTGGGCGCGTAGCGACGGGGTCACCTGGATCTATATCTTCAAGGTGTTGATTGCCGCGTTCCTCACTTACTGGCTGGCGTTGCGCCTGGAGTTGCCTCAACCGCGCACGGCCATGATCACTGTGTTCATCGTCATGCAGCCACAGAGCGGGCATGTGTTTGCCAAGAGCTTCTACCGTCTGCTCGGCACGTTGGCGGGTTCGGCCATGATGGTGCTGCTGATGGCCTTGTTCGCACAGAACTCGGTGCCGTTTCTGGGGTGCCTGGCGCTGTGGGTCGGGATCTGTTCGGCAGGCGCGGCCCGTTATCGCAACTTTCGGGCATACGGTTTTGTGCTGGCGGGCTACACGGCGGCAATGGTCGGCCTGCCTGCGCTGGCTCACCCGGAAGGTTCGTTCATGGCAGCAGTCTGGCGGGTGCTGGAAATCGCCTTGGGCATTGTCTGCTCCACCGCTGTGACGGCGGCGATTCTGCCGCAGAGTTCCGGCGCTGCGATGCGCAACGCGCTGTACCAGCGCTTCGGTGTGTTCGCTCGCTTTGTCGCGGACGGCCTGCGCGGCGTCAGCGAGCGGACGGCCTTTGAAACCGGCAACGTGCGGTTTGTCGCTGAAGCCATCGGCCTGGAAGGGCTGCGCAGCGTGACGGTATTCGAGGACCCGCACATGCGGCGTCGCAACGGGCGACTCAATCGCCTGAACAGCGAGTTCATGGCAATCACTACCCGCTTCAATGCCCTGCATCAATTGCTTGAACGCCTGCGAGCCGATCCGCTGAATGGCGTCATGCCCCGTGTCGATCCCGGCCTCGATATGCTGGCCCGATTGCTCGATACCTTTGCCGACCGGTCCCTGACCATTGGCGATGCTGCGGTGCTGGTGCAGCAACTGGAAACCTTCAAGGCCGAACTGCCCGACCTGGTGCGCAGCCTGCGTGCCGAGCTTGAACAGAGCGGGCCGGATGAAGCCGGGCTGCTGGATTTTCATACGGCTTTCGAGCTGCTGTATCGCCTGGTCAACGATCTGCATGACTACGCCCAGACCCATGCCTCCCTGGCCGATCACAACCATGTGCGCGAGCAGTGGGAAGAGTCGTTTGTGCCGCGTACCAGCTGGATGACCGCGCTGGCAGCCGGTGTGCGGGCGAGCACTGTCGTGGCGTTGCTGAGTGCTTACTGGGTGCTCACGGCCTGGCCCAGCGGCGCGATCATGACCCTGGCGTCTGCTGCGACCGTTGCCTTGTCATCCACCACCAACAACCCGCGGCGCATGTCGTTCCAGATGGCATGCGGCACCTTGCTGGGCGCGATACTGGGGTTTGTCGAAACCTTCTTCATCTTCCCGCACATCGATGGCTTTCCATTGCTGTGCATGGTTCTGGCTCCGGTATTGGTGGTCGGCACCTTTCTGGCTTCACGCCCTCAATGGGCCGGCTACGGGCTGGGCCTGCTGATCTTTTTCAGTATCGGCTCGGTGCCGGACAACCTCACGCTCTACAACCCCTACACCTTTATCAACGACTACATCGCCATGGTCATCGGCATGCTGTTCTGTGCCGCCGCTGGCGCAATCATCCTGCCGCCCAACAGCCGCTGGATGTGGGAGCGCCTGGAAGATGCCTTGCGTCGCCAAGTGGTATTCGCCATCAGCGCGCCTCTGCCGCGCCTGGGTTCCAGCTTTGAAAGTCAGACCCGGGACCTGATGCATCAGGCCTATGGCCTGGCGATCGGCAGGCCCGAAGTGCAGCGTGAACTGCTGCACTGGATGTTCACGGTGCTGGAAATCGGTCACGCGATTATCGAGCTGCGCCGGGAGCAGGCCGTTCTGCCGATCCATCCCAGCTACGCCGAGTATCAGTCCTGGCGTATTGCGATCCGGGTCATGGGGCGAGCGTTGATACGCCTGTTCATCCAGCCCGATGCCAGCAATCTGCAGCGCTGTCTGATGGCTGTCGATCACGCCATCAGCCAAGTGCAACTGACCGATGAGCCTTTTGCCTCGCACTTCGACACCTCGGTGCTGCGTCGGGTCAAAAGCTACCTGCATTTCATCCGCACCTCGCTGCTGGACCCGCAGTCGCCACTGGCCGTGCATGGCCGTCCACAAGGAGTCGCCCATGCCTCGTGAAATCGCCTTTCACGGCCTGTACATGCCGACCATCACCCTGATGTTCCTGATTGCGTTGGTGCTGGCCTGGGCGCTGGACCGGTTGCTGGCCGGGTTCGACCTGTACCGACATTTCTGGCACCCGGCGCTGCTGCGCCTGAGTCTGTTCACCTGCATTTTCGGCGCCCTGGCGCTGCCTTTTTATCGCTGACACCCGGTTCGAGAACCTCTGGATGAAAAAGCTCTTCAGTCTGATCGCCACCTTGCTGGTCCTGGCACTGGCCATCTTCATCGGCCGCACCTTGTGGGTTCACTACATGGAAACACCCTGGACCCGCGATGGCCGGGTGCGCGCCGATATCATCAACGTTGCTGCCGAAGTGTCCGGCACCGTAATCGATGTACCGGTACGTGATAACCAGCAGGTGAAAAAGGGCGACCTGCTGATGCAGATCGACCCCGAGCACTACCGGATTGCCGTCAAGGAGGCACAAGCCTTACTGGCCTCGCGCAAGGCCACCTGGGAGATGCGCAAACTCAACGCCAAACGCCGCGCCGACATGGACAACCTGGTGGTATCCACCGAAAGCCGCGACGACGCCAGCAACATCGCCACCTCGGCCCTGGCCGATTACCAGTTGGCCCAGGCGCGTCTGGAAGCAGCCGAACTTAACCTGTCCCGCACCCGCGTGCTGGCGTCCGTGGACGGATACGTCACCAACCTAAACGTCCATCGCGGCGACTACGCCCGTGCGGGCGAAGCGAAAATGGCCGTGGTCGACATGCACTCGTTCTGGGTCTACGGCTTCTTTGAAGAAACCAAATTGCCCCATGTGCATATGAATGACCCGGCCGAAATGCAATTGATGAGCGGCGAAGTGCTCAAGGGCCATGTCGAAAGCATCGCCCGCGGCATCTACGACCGCGACAACCCTCAAAGCCGCGAACTCATCGCCGACGTCAACCCGACCTTCAACTGGGTCCGCCTGGCCCAGCGCGTGCCGGTGCGAATCCATCTGGACCAGGTGCCTGATGGCCTGCTGCTGGCGGCGGGGATGACGTGTACGGTGGTTGTTGCGCCTGGGTTTTAGGAATTTGCGAAGAGTCGCGTCCAAAGTGGGAGGGGGCTTGCCCGCGACAGGGCCGTGAATATTTATCCACAGCCCTGGCGTTATTGCTCAGGCATTCTGTGATTCTTCTGCCTTTGACTCGCTCAGGTTGGCCTTGAAATACGTCATGAAGTCCTGCCCTTGAGCAAAGGCTTTTTCGAGGTCGGCACTTTGCTGTTTGAGGGCCGGGCTTGGTGTAGCACGCTGTTCAGGAGGCAGAGGTTTTGACCACTCGGCAATCGAGTCGGGCAGGGCTTTCATGCTGTAGCGCTGGTCCCATGCGGCGATCCAGTAGGGTAAACGCCACAGGGTGATGAAGTGGCTCAAGTACCACCAGCCGACGCCCAGTATGGAGCGTTCCTTGTGCTGGTATTCCTCGCGCATGTCTTCGCGTTCCTTGTCGAAGGTATGAGAGCCTTCGTGGGTAGCCTTGCCGGGGCAGAAATCCGGGCCTTTTTCCATGTAGACGCGAATGGCTTCCCACTTGGCCAGCCCATGAGTCGGTGTCATGACTACTTGCCTGAGAAAATGCACCTTGTCATTTTTCGGATCGTCGATAGCCATGCCAAAGGTGTAACTGCTCATCACGCCCACCCCGGTAAAACCGGTGCTAACCGACACCCAGGCGACGGTGTCTTCCCAGGGTTGAATGACTGGTTTATCGGAGCCGTCCGGGAAGTAACAGACTTCCCGGCGTTGACGGTTGAAGCGTATCGGGCGGGTGCGGGCTTTAGCGCGTGTGGTGCTGACAACGGCGTATATACCAATGAGTGCTACCGCACCTCCTCCCAAGAGTGAAATCCATAGTCCGAGGGCAAAGAAGTCACTGAAGTAATACCAAAACGTTCTGCCAAAGGGGTTGTTAAGTGTTAACAATCCCACTGAGGTGGGAAGTATGAGGACACTCATGATGATCACAAGCATGGGCATCATTACACACAATCGAGCCTGATAAGACTTGCCTTGATTGCTACTTCCCACGTCCAGATAGACATCGTTGACCTCAAGAAAGCTTCCCCCAAGATCCATTGGGGGTTGTCCGGTAGGCACGGGAAGTGGTGACATAAACACACTTTCGCCGGTAGCAAAACGACGTATTTCACCCGCCTTGGGGCGGTTGTGCGTAAGCGTACGGGGAACACGCCTTGCGCAAGTCAGCCCGGCATCCACTGATGCGGCAAAAGTTGGTCAATCTCACTGGCCTTGTGCGTCGGCAACCGGCTCAGCACATCCTTGAGATACGCATACGGATCATGCCCGTTCATGCGCGCCGACTGGATCAAGCTCATGATCGCCGCAGCCCGCTTACCACTGCGCAGCGATCCTGCGAACAACCAGTTAGATCGCCCCAAGGCCCATGGTCTTATCGTGTTCTCGACAGGATTGTTGTCGATGGGCACAGCCCCATCGTCCAGGTAGCGCGTCAGCGCTACCCAGCGTTTCAAGCTGTAGTCCAAAGCTTTGGCCGTAGCCGATCCTTCGGGCACAAGCTCGCGCTGAGCCAGCATCCATTCGTGCAACTTCTCAGCGATGGGCGTCGCTTTTTCCTGACGTAATCGCTTGCGATCTTCATCGCCCATTTCCTTGGCTTGCCGCTCAACCTCGTACAAACCGCCAATCGAGTGCAGTGCCTGTTCGGCCAACTGACTTTTATTCGCCACGTGCAGATCGAAGAACTTGCGGCGGGCGTGAGCCATACAGCCGATTTCGGTGATGCCCAGCTCGAAGCTGGCCTTGTAGCCTGCGAAGTCGTCGCACACCAGTTTGCCGTTCCAGGAGCCGAGGAAGTTGCGGGCATGTTCACCCGCGCGACTTGGGCTGAAGTCGTAGACCACCGCTTTAAGCGCCGAAAATGGCGTGGTGCAGTAAGCCCATACATAAGCGCGGTGAGTTTTCTTTTCGCCGGGTGCGAGCATCTGCACCGGCGTCTCGTCGGCATGGACAACTCGCTGCGCCAGTACTGCTTCTCGCAGCGCATCAACCAAAGGCTGAAGCTGCACGCCAGTTTGCCCGACCCATTGGGCTAGCGTTGAGCGCGCAATTGCCAAACCGGCGCGGCCGAAGATTTTCTCCTGACGGTATAGCGGTAAGTGGTCGGCGAACTTCGCCACCATCACGTGAGCGAGCAGGCCTGCAGTAGGTATGCCCTTGTCGATTACCTGGGCCGGCACCGGTGCCTGGATCAGCGTTTCGCACTGGCGGCAGGCCCACTTTCCACGCACATGCTGCTCTACCGTGAACACGCCCGGTGTGTAATCCAGCTTTTCGCTGATGTCCTCGCCGATGCGCTGAAGTTGGCAACCGCAAGCGCACTGAGTGTTTTCCGGCTCGTGGCGGATCACTGTGCGTGGAAACTGCGCAGGCAGCTGCGCACGTCTGGGTTTCTCACGAGGCTCGGCCGGTGCAGTTGGCGGATTGGCCGCCTTCAGCTCGGCTTCGATTGCTGCAAGGTCGGTGTCGAGCAGGTCGTCGAGGAGGCTGCCTTGGTCAGGGCTCAGTTGCTCAC encodes:
- a CDS encoding LysR family transcriptional regulator, which produces MDTLQNMRAFCCVAQAGSFTAAAAQLDTTTANVSRAVSNLEAHLQTRLLNRTTRRIALTEAGKRYLLRCEQILASVEEAEAEASDAHARPTGQLKMHSMPGVGQHYVIDAIARYRQSHPDVSFDLTLTSRVPDLLEDGYDVSIVLASELPDSGFVSQRLGITYSIVCASPAYIKNFGMAYTPADLLNHACLRLVSPVFPLEKWAFDGPQGQETVTINSSPLLVNSADAMQTAISSGMGIGILPIYSAIDGLRNGTLMRVLPDYRSQELNLYAIYPSRQYLDAKIKTWVEYLRGSLPEILAADEADLHIHSMKSLA
- a CDS encoding efflux transporter outer membrane subunit — encoded protein: MPRRIIWGFRLLSVWVVSLTISGCIGTDGITSQGRALPLDSLATDQAIQSAAMDANWPDAQWWRAYGDPQLNRWIALATQGSPSLAMAAARVRQAKALAGIAESAEGLHVDSSANLARHDWPTDQFYGPGELANTRTWDNNASLGLSYALDLWGRESNASEQALDLAHMSAAEQRQAQLELQENIVRAYIQLALHYARLDIVEATLAQQKQILDLAQRRLKGGIGTHFEVSQAETPLPETHRQIDELEEAIALERNQLAVLAGKGPGEGAGLLRPSLSLHTALKLPSALPAQLLGQRPDVVASRWRVEAQARGVDVAHAGFYPNVDLVGSLGYMATGGGMLEFLTGSKLSYKAGPAISLPIFDGGRLRAELGQAVAGYDLAVAHYNQTLVMALKSISDQLIRRASMDKQQVFAAESVAAAQKTYDIALIAYQRGLTDYLNVLNAQTLLFRQQQIQQQIEAARLSVYAGLVVALGGGLPDE
- a CDS encoding FUSC family protein produces the protein MNSLLRLLVRELNSWARSDGVTWIYIFKVLIAAFLTYWLALRLELPQPRTAMITVFIVMQPQSGHVFAKSFYRLLGTLAGSAMMVLLMALFAQNSVPFLGCLALWVGICSAGAARYRNFRAYGFVLAGYTAAMVGLPALAHPEGSFMAAVWRVLEIALGIVCSTAVTAAILPQSSGAAMRNALYQRFGVFARFVADGLRGVSERTAFETGNVRFVAEAIGLEGLRSVTVFEDPHMRRRNGRLNRLNSEFMAITTRFNALHQLLERLRADPLNGVMPRVDPGLDMLARLLDTFADRSLTIGDAAVLVQQLETFKAELPDLVRSLRAELEQSGPDEAGLLDFHTAFELLYRLVNDLHDYAQTHASLADHNHVREQWEESFVPRTSWMTALAAGVRASTVVALLSAYWVLTAWPSGAIMTLASAATVALSSTTNNPRRMSFQMACGTLLGAILGFVETFFIFPHIDGFPLLCMVLAPVLVVGTFLASRPQWAGYGLGLLIFFSIGSVPDNLTLYNPYTFINDYIAMVIGMLFCAAAGAIILPPNSRWMWERLEDALRRQVVFAISAPLPRLGSSFESQTRDLMHQAYGLAIGRPEVQRELLHWMFTVLEIGHAIIELRREQAVLPIHPSYAEYQSWRIAIRVMGRALIRLFIQPDASNLQRCLMAVDHAISQVQLTDEPFASHFDTSVLRRVKSYLHFIRTSLLDPQSPLAVHGRPQGVAHAS
- a CDS encoding DUF1656 domain-containing protein; the encoded protein is MPREIAFHGLYMPTITLMFLIALVLAWALDRLLAGFDLYRHFWHPALLRLSLFTCIFGALALPFYR
- a CDS encoding efflux RND transporter periplasmic adaptor subunit, whose amino-acid sequence is MKKLFSLIATLLVLALAIFIGRTLWVHYMETPWTRDGRVRADIINVAAEVSGTVIDVPVRDNQQVKKGDLLMQIDPEHYRIAVKEAQALLASRKATWEMRKLNAKRRADMDNLVVSTESRDDASNIATSALADYQLAQARLEAAELNLSRTRVLASVDGYVTNLNVHRGDYARAGEAKMAVVDMHSFWVYGFFEETKLPHVHMNDPAEMQLMSGEVLKGHVESIARGIYDRDNPQSRELIADVNPTFNWVRLAQRVPVRIHLDQVPDGLLLAAGMTCTVVVAPGF
- a CDS encoding DUF6708 domain-containing protein yields the protein MGGGAVALIGIYAVVSTTRAKARTRPIRFNRQRREVCYFPDGSDKPVIQPWEDTVAWVSVSTGFTGVGVMSSYTFGMAIDDPKNDKVHFLRQVVMTPTHGLAKWEAIRVYMEKGPDFCPGKATHEGSHTFDKEREDMREEYQHKERSILGVGWWYLSHFITLWRLPYWIAAWDQRYSMKALPDSIAEWSKPLPPEQRATPSPALKQQSADLEKAFAQGQDFMTYFKANLSESKAEESQNA
- the tnpC gene encoding IS66 family transposase, translated to MTSSPSLDQMTPEQLRALAEQALQLLSQVDSMGQKIQRLETVNEQLAHEIAILKRHKFAKRSEQLSPDQGSLLDDLLDTDLAAIEAELKAANPPTAPAEPREKPRRAQLPAQFPRTVIRHEPENTQCACGCQLQRIGEDISEKLDYTPGVFTVEQHVRGKWACRQCETLIQAPVPAQVIDKGIPTAGLLAHVMVAKFADHLPLYRQEKIFGRAGLAIARSTLAQWVGQTGVQLQPLVDALREAVLAQRVVHADETPVQMLAPGEKKTHRAYVWAYCTTPFSALKAVVYDFSPSRAGEHARNFLGSWNGKLVCDDFAGYKASFELGITEIGCMAHARRKFFDLHVANKSQLAEQALHSIGGLYEVERQAKEMGDEDRKRLRQEKATPIAEKLHEWMLAQRELVPEGSATAKALDYSLKRWVALTRYLDDGAVPIDNNPVENTIRPWALGRSNWLFAGSLRSGKRAAAIMSLIQSARMNGHDPYAYLKDVLSRLPTHKASEIDQLLPHQWMPG